In Halobacteriovorax marinus SJ, the following proteins share a genomic window:
- a CDS encoding NAD(P)/FAD-dependent oxidoreductase, translating to MSVSLWQDRSKTTNPKVQDFDVVIIGGGIAGLSTAYWLLKEEAGLKIALLEKGELASGATGRNAGFITCGSVEHFNRLVGKHGQDEALEIWNFSEKNLELLEEEIIRDNKEALQFEKKGSFSLASTEEEFEELKKSYSLMKDLGIEVEILEKDQIQERLNAEGFVGGIKYVKDASVHPVLLLDEIYKKIKDNENFCVLENSEVFNIESSGELKVIHSRSGKYQAQLVVMATNGYSAQLHPFFEDKIYPTRGQILATESLPKLLEGPCYANFVLDYFRQTPSGEIVIGGFRQLKKDTEVGYSDEVTDIIQDALEEFLNKHIPKIKGCSITHRWSGIMGFSSDGQPMVGAIPSDPQIYFVGGFTAHGLGLAFHCGKCLADVLFEREIPSFISAKRFA from the coding sequence ATGAGTGTTTCACTTTGGCAGGATCGTTCCAAAACGACAAATCCAAAAGTCCAAGATTTTGATGTCGTTATTATAGGTGGAGGAATCGCAGGACTCTCTACGGCCTATTGGCTTTTAAAGGAAGAAGCCGGATTAAAGATTGCCCTTCTTGAAAAAGGTGAACTGGCAAGTGGAGCAACAGGAAGAAATGCTGGCTTTATAACTTGTGGCTCTGTTGAGCACTTTAATCGTCTCGTTGGAAAACACGGACAAGATGAAGCTCTAGAGATTTGGAATTTCTCTGAAAAAAACCTCGAACTCTTAGAAGAAGAAATTATAAGAGATAATAAAGAAGCTCTTCAGTTTGAAAAGAAGGGAAGTTTTTCTTTGGCCTCAACAGAGGAAGAGTTTGAAGAATTAAAGAAGTCATATTCTTTGATGAAGGACTTAGGCATAGAAGTTGAGATCCTTGAAAAGGATCAAATTCAAGAGCGCTTAAATGCTGAAGGATTTGTTGGGGGCATAAAGTATGTAAAAGATGCTTCCGTTCATCCAGTTCTTTTATTAGATGAGATCTATAAGAAAATTAAAGATAATGAGAATTTCTGTGTCCTAGAAAATAGCGAAGTCTTTAATATCGAATCTAGTGGCGAGCTCAAAGTTATTCATTCTAGATCGGGAAAATATCAGGCCCAATTAGTTGTTATGGCCACAAATGGTTATAGCGCTCAACTCCATCCTTTCTTTGAAGATAAAATCTATCCCACAAGAGGGCAGATTCTTGCGACAGAATCTCTACCAAAGCTCTTGGAGGGACCTTGCTATGCTAATTTTGTCTTAGATTACTTTAGACAAACGCCAAGCGGTGAAATTGTAATTGGTGGCTTTAGACAACTTAAGAAAGATACAGAAGTTGGGTATAGTGACGAAGTCACTGATATTATCCAGGATGCTTTAGAAGAGTTTTTAAATAAACATATTCCAAAAATAAAAGGTTGTTCTATAACTCATCGCTGGTCGGGAATTATGGGATTTTCTAGTGATGGGCAACCAATGGTTGGGGCCATTCCAAGTGATCCTCAAATATACTTTGTGGGTGGTTTTACGGCCCATGGATTAGGACTGGCTTTTCACTGTGGGAAGTGTTTAGCTGATGTTCTATTTGAAAGAGAGATACCTTCTTTTATTTCCGCGAAGAGGTTTGCATGA
- a CDS encoding substrate-binding periplasmic protein has product MMKLFILFFLISSSCFAQREYKIALSSGCPYYCTEGGKQGYIVDLLQEFFKQKKIEVKFVTTPYARLEDSVLRGDNDIALFTSFDLRNSKEFEIYDVTLGVSSAGIISKTGTDPVILDIIDLKGKSIFLMPGSKVNELLLDRINKINQGKSMVQFITGSRIHDRLIELIALGRADYAIDDYNVLKYFYSTSDFRDKTLLTPSSISGYSPIKFASKKNLPIKNLIESDLKRFINNYRKSGKLQKLLNNYNIIDWNIVLTR; this is encoded by the coding sequence ATGATGAAGCTCTTTATTCTTTTCTTTCTTATTTCATCTTCATGTTTTGCTCAAAGAGAGTATAAAATCGCACTCTCTTCAGGTTGTCCTTACTATTGTACAGAGGGAGGAAAGCAGGGATATATTGTTGATTTACTACAAGAGTTTTTTAAGCAAAAGAAAATTGAAGTAAAGTTTGTAACGACTCCCTATGCGAGATTAGAAGACTCTGTTCTTAGAGGAGACAATGACATTGCTCTCTTTACTTCCTTTGATTTAAGAAACTCAAAAGAATTTGAAATCTATGACGTTACTCTTGGAGTTAGCTCAGCAGGAATTATCTCTAAGACAGGTACCGACCCAGTTATCCTAGATATTATTGACCTTAAAGGAAAGTCCATCTTCCTAATGCCTGGGAGTAAGGTCAATGAACTGCTATTAGATAGAATCAATAAGATTAATCAGGGAAAATCCATGGTTCAATTCATTACTGGTTCAAGAATACACGATCGACTTATTGAGCTCATCGCTCTTGGACGCGCTGACTATGCCATTGATGACTACAACGTTTTAAAATACTTCTACTCTACGAGTGACTTTAGAGATAAAACTCTTCTTACTCCAAGCTCCATCTCTGGCTATAGCCCGATCAAGTTTGCGAGTAAAAAGAATCTTCCAATAAAGAACTTAATTGAGAGCGACCTAAAGCGTTTTATTAATAATTATAGAAAGTCTGGAAAGCTTCAAAAGCTTTTAAATAATTATAATATTATTGATTGGAATATTGTTCTAACTAGATAA
- a CDS encoding NYN domain-containing protein, whose protein sequence is MNNEVQISQQVAVLVDGNNIERSIHAESERHSTMLNFDTLIPKLLVNRGLNRLIYFREGKNISSKLAERLHDKYHGSVRPCHKSADIPLSIKATQLAQKVDTIIIMSGDSDYIELVNHLKSEGVRVEIAAIESTTSHLLIEEADYFHPITSDDWFTLKLPSNKRAKKPTASSSKKKTTKRTTKKAPTKKS, encoded by the coding sequence ATGAACAACGAAGTTCAAATTAGTCAACAAGTCGCCGTCCTAGTGGATGGAAATAATATAGAGAGAAGTATTCACGCTGAATCAGAACGTCACTCTACAATGCTTAACTTTGATACATTAATCCCTAAGCTCTTAGTTAACAGAGGCCTAAATAGACTTATCTATTTTAGAGAGGGAAAGAATATTTCTTCTAAGCTAGCTGAGAGACTTCACGACAAGTATCACGGTTCAGTAAGACCATGCCATAAAAGTGCAGATATCCCACTTTCAATTAAAGCAACACAGCTTGCCCAGAAGGTTGATACAATTATTATCATGTCTGGAGACTCTGATTATATTGAGTTAGTGAATCACTTAAAATCAGAAGGTGTTAGAGTTGAGATCGCTGCGATAGAGTCTACGACTTCACATTTACTAATTGAGGAAGCAGATTACTTTCACCCTATTACGAGCGACGATTGGTTCACTCTAAAGTTGCCAAGTAATAAGAGGGCCAAGAAGCCTACTGCATCTTCATCAAAGAAGAAGACTACTAAGAGAACTACAAAGAAAGCACCGACTAAGAAATCTTAA
- a CDS encoding glycerophosphodiester phosphodiesterase family protein — protein MMNWLSKTPITHRGFHNNEFPENSLGAFEYAIKNDYAIEFDIRLTKDKKIVVFHDLDTSRVTRTNLLVKNSTLSELEKIKLEESTYTIPSLVDVLKLVNGRVPLLIEIKNEGGVGDLEEELIRILDNYKGQFAIQSFNPLSLKYISDKRENFSIGLLVGSFKKSKISFLKKFLLKNMLLTPILRPDFFSVEYGVDIWSQQTMLKIFSSKQIIYWTIRNESVANDLLTSGKGVIFEGFNIK, from the coding sequence ATGATGAATTGGCTAAGTAAGACTCCAATCACTCACAGAGGTTTTCACAATAATGAGTTTCCAGAAAATTCTCTGGGAGCATTTGAGTATGCAATTAAAAATGATTATGCAATTGAATTTGATATACGCCTAACTAAAGATAAGAAAATAGTTGTCTTTCATGACCTTGATACTTCACGAGTGACTAGGACTAATCTCTTGGTTAAAAACTCAACTCTAAGTGAGTTAGAGAAAATAAAGTTAGAGGAGTCTACATATACAATACCTTCTTTAGTGGATGTCTTAAAATTAGTGAATGGAAGAGTCCCGCTTCTTATTGAAATAAAGAATGAAGGGGGAGTTGGAGATTTAGAAGAAGAGCTAATTAGAATTTTAGATAATTATAAAGGTCAATTCGCTATTCAGTCTTTCAATCCTCTCTCTCTTAAATATATTTCAGATAAGAGAGAGAACTTTAGCATTGGATTATTAGTCGGCTCCTTTAAGAAATCAAAGATTTCATTTTTAAAGAAATTTCTTCTTAAAAATATGCTTCTGACTCCGATTCTTAGGCCTGATTTCTTTTCTGTGGAATATGGTGTGGATATATGGTCTCAGCAGACGATGTTAAAAATATTTAGCAGTAAGCAGATCATATACTGGACTATAAGAAATGAATCTGTAGCAAATGATCTTTTGACCTCCGGCAAAGGAGTCATCTTTGAAGGGTTTAATATAAAATGA
- a CDS encoding sugar ABC transporter substrate-binding protein: protein MKAAIMISLLATSIFANAKDYRVAALYWSMDIEGQVAMRKGVEQRAQQITKTTEDKILIEPYVAGNGREGAKRQIEQFYSVLKDRTPVDLIIIQPTDNSALIGPLQLANKLKIPVIAYDQYILGGELTSFITSNNYQAGKLNAQYIEKLYPNDYEIKLILVEYPRVTSTIDRVEGFIDTFKKVHQNFKILKSYSAVEPVGGKKVGEEILKDFPDKNSVDVIFTINDGGGLPIVEVLAKAKRNEIKVATIDGDPRSIQNIRDKKLTVINSAQFCSQMGRESMQAGYDFLKNKKVSKRMLIPTFPVTAKTLSSFSGMEGELPKAIKLPWSKKRWQNQIKRFE, encoded by the coding sequence ATGAAAGCTGCTATCATGATTTCTCTACTGGCCACTTCTATCTTTGCAAATGCAAAGGATTATAGAGTTGCCGCCCTTTATTGGTCTATGGATATAGAGGGTCAAGTTGCCATGAGAAAGGGCGTCGAGCAAAGGGCCCAACAAATCACTAAAACTACTGAAGATAAAATTCTCATAGAGCCCTATGTTGCAGGTAATGGACGTGAGGGTGCAAAGAGACAAATTGAGCAATTCTATTCAGTTTTAAAAGATAGAACTCCGGTCGATCTCATTATTATTCAGCCAACAGATAACTCTGCTCTTATCGGTCCTCTTCAATTGGCCAATAAATTAAAGATACCTGTTATTGCTTATGATCAATATATTCTTGGTGGTGAGCTTACCAGCTTTATCACTTCGAATAACTACCAAGCGGGTAAACTCAATGCTCAATATATCGAAAAGCTCTACCCAAATGACTACGAAATAAAATTGATTCTCGTAGAGTATCCTAGGGTCACAAGTACAATAGATAGAGTTGAAGGGTTTATCGATACCTTTAAGAAAGTTCACCAAAATTTTAAAATATTAAAATCCTATTCTGCTGTTGAACCAGTTGGTGGAAAGAAAGTTGGAGAAGAGATTCTTAAAGACTTTCCAGATAAGAACTCAGTTGATGTCATCTTTACTATTAACGATGGTGGAGGACTTCCAATTGTAGAAGTTCTCGCCAAGGCCAAAAGAAATGAGATCAAAGTTGCAACTATTGATGGTGATCCTCGCTCAATACAGAATATTAGGGATAAGAAACTCACAGTCATAAATAGTGCTCAATTTTGTTCACAAATGGGTAGAGAGAGTATGCAAGCGGGCTATGACTTTCTTAAGAATAAAAAAGTCTCTAAGAGGATGCTCATTCCAACATTTCCAGTTACGGCTAAAACCCTTAGCTCATTTTCAGGAATGGAGGGAGAACTTCCAAAGGCCATAAAGCTTCCTTGGTCCAAGAAGAGATGGCAAAACCAAATAAAGAGATTTGAATAA
- a CDS encoding DUF1338 domain-containing protein: MSLDILLEDLWSDYISIAPIAKEIHDILLEQGEEINNDHIAFRTFSSKGMGIEEMEVFFSAFGYARKGDYSFSEKKLNAIHLEHQSDATYPKIFLSELRYKELSARAQEIIEREITKVKDLSISELFKKKDVFSISSSEYRELLDESEYGAWLCALGFRANHFTILVNTLKKFNNLNELNDLLISKGISLNRAGGLIKGNPDVYLEQSSTMASRIEVKFTDKSETVPSCYYEFALRYSLSSGELYQGFVTNSADKIFESTNDELAK, from the coding sequence ATGAGTTTAGATATTCTTTTAGAAGATTTGTGGAGTGACTATATAAGTATTGCTCCTATTGCAAAAGAGATTCACGATATCTTACTCGAACAAGGCGAAGAGATTAATAATGATCATATCGCATTTCGAACCTTTAGCTCTAAAGGAATGGGGATTGAGGAGATGGAGGTCTTCTTTAGCGCATTTGGTTACGCTAGGAAGGGAGATTATTCTTTTTCAGAGAAGAAATTAAATGCCATTCATTTGGAACACCAATCAGATGCTACTTATCCTAAGATCTTTCTAAGTGAGCTTCGTTATAAAGAGCTTAGCGCAAGGGCCCAAGAGATTATCGAGAGAGAAATCACTAAGGTAAAAGATCTTTCAATTTCAGAATTATTTAAGAAGAAGGATGTCTTCTCAATTTCTAGCTCTGAATATAGAGAATTACTTGATGAGTCTGAGTATGGAGCTTGGCTATGTGCCTTGGGCTTTAGGGCAAATCACTTTACAATTTTAGTAAATACTTTAAAGAAATTTAATAATTTAAACGAACTTAATGACCTTCTCATCTCAAAGGGAATTTCTTTGAATAGAGCAGGAGGTTTAATAAAAGGTAATCCAGATGTTTACTTGGAACAATCCAGTACAATGGCGAGTCGTATCGAAGTTAAATTCACTGATAAGAGCGAGACTGTGCCGAGCTGCTACTATGAGTTTGCTCTTCGCTATTCCTTGTCTTCAGGTGAGTTGTACCAAGGCTTCGTCACCAACTCCGCCGATAAAATCTTCGAAAGTACAAATGATGAATTGGCTAAGTAA
- a CDS encoding NUDIX hydrolase, with product MLKKWKTLEYRQILKSFVFSYYTAKRESGEMRGDFDVLECRNWINVIALDQSGNFILVKQYRHGIDDLTLESVGGVVESGEDPLVAAKRELLEETGHESEDWTHLGRASANPAFMNNYCDYYLAKNCQKTSEQNLDPLEEIEVIKMNEVELFEKIKSGEIHHSLFLAGLGLLKIS from the coding sequence ATGTTGAAGAAATGGAAGACGCTTGAGTACCGACAAATCTTAAAGAGCTTTGTATTTAGCTATTACACTGCTAAGAGAGAAAGTGGTGAGATGAGAGGAGACTTTGATGTTCTAGAGTGTAGAAACTGGATTAATGTCATTGCCCTTGATCAAAGCGGTAACTTCATTCTAGTAAAACAATACCGCCATGGTATTGATGATCTTACTCTTGAGAGTGTTGGTGGAGTTGTCGAGTCAGGAGAGGACCCTCTTGTGGCCGCTAAGAGAGAGCTCCTTGAAGAAACTGGTCACGAAAGTGAAGACTGGACTCACCTTGGAAGGGCGTCTGCTAATCCTGCTTTTATGAATAATTACTGTGATTACTATCTCGCAAAGAATTGTCAAAAGACTTCAGAGCAAAACCTTGATCCTCTTGAAGAAATAGAAGTTATAAAAATGAATGAAGTGGAATTATTTGAAAAGATAAAGAGTGGCGAAATTCACCACTCTCTATTTCTTGCCGGCTTAGGGCTTCTTAAGATTTCTTAG
- a CDS encoding aldehyde dehydrogenase family protein, with translation MLETSSFINGKFTNSSDKKLDIKNKYTLETIARVGLASAHEIEEAITSSESAFHTYSKFTSGKRYDLLSKFLDLFIAKREELITLLISEAGKPRDYAAGEFDRCVETIRFALEETRRIGGEVVPMDFSNGSGKMAMTSRFAIGPVLGISPFNFPLNLTLHKLAPALASGCSIIIKPSPYTPQCNLLLGKLVQEAGFPDGLVNIVICENKESELLVRDERIKLLSFTGSPKIGWMLKSIAGKKKVILELGGNAAVIVDETSDIDRAAKEIAIGSFLYAGQICISTQRIFVAEKVYKEFKEKLISETSKLECGDPSKSGVMVGPIIDKVHVERIGQWIEEAKQGGAKLLLDGRSADVDHNILQPTLIENYKSEDKVCFEEVFGPVAILKEFNTEREAIDLVNDSRFGLQVGVYSNKLDFIKQCFKEIEVGALIVNSIPGFRIDNMPYGGVKDSGLGREGIKYAIDDMTDERLLII, from the coding sequence ATGCTAGAGACGAGTTCATTTATAAATGGTAAATTTACCAATTCATCCGATAAAAAATTAGACATAAAAAATAAATACACCCTCGAGACTATTGCACGAGTTGGACTGGCATCTGCTCATGAAATAGAGGAGGCCATTACTTCAAGTGAGAGTGCATTTCATACTTACTCGAAATTCACTTCGGGAAAGAGATATGATCTTCTATCAAAATTTCTAGATTTATTTATAGCAAAGAGAGAAGAACTTATAACTCTTCTTATAAGTGAAGCAGGTAAGCCGAGAGATTACGCTGCTGGAGAGTTTGATCGCTGTGTAGAGACAATTAGATTTGCTTTAGAAGAGACTCGAAGAATTGGAGGAGAAGTTGTTCCAATGGATTTTTCTAACGGAAGTGGAAAAATGGCCATGACTTCTCGCTTTGCAATTGGACCAGTCCTTGGGATTTCTCCGTTTAACTTTCCTTTGAATTTAACACTCCATAAATTAGCTCCAGCGCTGGCCAGTGGTTGTTCTATTATTATTAAGCCATCTCCGTATACTCCGCAGTGTAATCTATTACTGGGGAAACTTGTTCAAGAGGCAGGCTTTCCTGACGGTTTGGTAAATATTGTTATTTGTGAAAATAAAGAAAGTGAATTACTTGTAAGGGACGAGAGAATAAAGCTCTTAAGCTTTACCGGAAGCCCTAAGATAGGATGGATGCTTAAGAGTATTGCCGGAAAGAAGAAAGTTATTTTGGAATTGGGTGGTAATGCTGCAGTAATAGTAGATGAAACATCTGATATTGATAGAGCGGCCAAAGAAATTGCTATTGGCTCATTTCTCTATGCGGGACAGATTTGTATCTCAACCCAAAGAATTTTCGTAGCAGAGAAAGTTTATAAAGAATTTAAAGAGAAGCTTATAAGTGAGACTTCAAAATTAGAATGTGGAGACCCTTCTAAGAGCGGTGTTATGGTTGGGCCTATTATTGATAAGGTTCATGTTGAAAGAATAGGTCAGTGGATTGAAGAGGCAAAGCAAGGGGGAGCAAAACTTCTTCTTGATGGAAGAAGTGCTGATGTTGATCACAATATTCTACAGCCAACATTGATAGAAAATTATAAGAGTGAAGATAAGGTTTGCTTCGAAGAAGTTTTTGGCCCGGTAGCAATATTGAAAGAGTTTAATACTGAGCGTGAGGCAATTGATCTTGTTAATGATTCTCGCTTTGGCCTACAGGTTGGAGTGTATTCAAATAAGCTAGACTTTATTAAGCAATGCTTTAAAGAGATTGAAGTTGGCGCACTCATTGTTAACTCTATCCCTGGTTTTCGTATAGATAATATGCCATACGGAGGAGTGAAGGACTCAGGCCTTGGCAGAGAGGGAATTAAGTATGCTATCGATGATATGACAGACGAGCGCTTACTTATTATCTAG
- a CDS encoding c-type cytochrome, translating into MKNAILVAIVTTLSIPFALGSTRSWDNADWSRNFKLPLGETRENIYSANIEEFSKLKHNGYLHALEYPVTVTGLLIPIDPLHDFLEADEKNPLRRLVTKIAKRRVGFSTIQEMYDWVGLNPYNDNEVETGIYQIPYPRGEKPDFPMGATIMNTKRGKGLTFSCATCHTSSLFGKTVMGLTNKRVRANKFFHMAKQTVPFIPSKVFQVGTRANEEERQQFRRTKYNLNSVGAVVPQVLGLDTSLPQVALSLARRKNDEYASKSKRLELFPRPNVLDHYVADSKPAVWWNLKYKTRWLSDGSIVEGNPIFTNFLWNELGRGTDLRELEKWMQNNTQTVRELTAAAFSTKAPRWTDFFDASTINLASAKRGEKIFEKSCAKCHGSYEKAWNQEYSEELSEVDILATTKVVYHEKTPVKDVGTDPQRYEGMKYFAQRLNELKISKWMKTTVEPQKGYVPPPLVGIWARYPYFHNNSVPSLCALLSKVEQRPKTFYQGPANDPETDFDSECVGYPVGKNIPSEWKKDRDAFFNTAKAGLRNTGHTKMFLDEKGNELYSPAQKKDLINFLKTL; encoded by the coding sequence GTGAAGAATGCTATCTTAGTTGCAATAGTGACAACTTTATCAATACCATTTGCCCTTGGTTCAACTCGCTCGTGGGACAATGCTGATTGGTCTAGAAATTTTAAACTTCCCCTAGGTGAGACTAGAGAAAATATCTATAGCGCAAATATTGAAGAGTTCTCAAAGCTCAAGCACAACGGCTATCTTCACGCCTTAGAGTATCCCGTAACTGTAACGGGGCTTTTGATTCCAATCGATCCTCTTCATGACTTTTTAGAAGCCGATGAAAAAAATCCTCTTAGAAGATTAGTGACAAAGATTGCGAAGAGAAGAGTTGGCTTTAGCACAATTCAAGAAATGTATGACTGGGTTGGACTCAATCCATATAACGACAATGAAGTTGAAACAGGGATTTATCAAATCCCTTACCCGAGAGGGGAGAAGCCCGACTTTCCAATGGGCGCAACAATAATGAATACAAAGCGTGGTAAGGGGCTGACGTTTAGCTGTGCCACTTGTCACACATCAAGTCTCTTTGGGAAGACAGTTATGGGTCTAACCAATAAGAGAGTAAGAGCAAATAAGTTCTTTCATATGGCCAAGCAAACAGTTCCTTTCATTCCAAGTAAAGTCTTTCAAGTGGGGACGAGGGCCAATGAAGAGGAAAGGCAACAGTTTAGAAGAACAAAGTATAATTTAAACTCAGTTGGAGCAGTCGTTCCTCAAGTTTTAGGTCTAGACACTTCTCTTCCACAAGTTGCTCTTAGCTTGGCGAGAAGAAAGAATGATGAGTACGCTTCCAAGAGTAAACGACTTGAACTCTTTCCAAGACCTAATGTCTTAGATCACTATGTCGCCGACTCAAAGCCAGCAGTATGGTGGAATTTAAAGTATAAAACGAGATGGCTCTCCGATGGGTCAATCGTTGAAGGGAATCCAATCTTTACAAATTTTTTATGGAATGAACTCGGCAGAGGAACTGACCTAAGAGAGTTAGAGAAGTGGATGCAAAATAATACACAAACTGTACGCGAGCTAACAGCGGCGGCCTTCTCAACTAAGGCTCCTCGTTGGACAGACTTCTTTGACGCTTCAACTATTAACCTCGCTTCGGCCAAGAGGGGAGAGAAGATCTTTGAAAAGAGCTGTGCTAAATGTCACGGTAGTTACGAGAAGGCATGGAATCAAGAATATTCAGAAGAGCTTAGTGAAGTCGATATTTTGGCCACAACTAAAGTGGTCTATCATGAAAAAACTCCTGTTAAAGACGTTGGGACAGACCCACAGAGATACGAGGGCATGAAGTACTTTGCGCAGAGACTGAATGAATTAAAAATTTCTAAGTGGATGAAGACAACTGTCGAGCCGCAAAAAGGTTATGTTCCACCACCGCTAGTTGGGATCTGGGCGAGATACCCATACTTTCACAATAATTCTGTACCATCTCTTTGTGCTCTTTTAAGTAAAGTCGAACAAAGACCAAAGACTTTCTACCAAGGTCCTGCTAATGATCCTGAAACTGATTTTGATAGCGAGTGTGTTGGTTATCCGGTAGGAAAGAATATTCCAAGTGAGTGGAAAAAAGATAGAGATGCTTTCTTTAATACTGCTAAAGCTGGTTTAAGAAATACTGGGCATACGAAAATGTTCCTCGATGAGAAGGGCAATGAACTCTATTCTCCGGCGCAGAAGAAAGATCTTATAAATTTCTTAAAGACTTTGTAA
- a CDS encoding GNAT family N-acetyltransferase has product MEEISYKDIVKEDIADLLNFTDRWIGKNYFCSKELEEILDYSSVNEINTSLKAVSKSGEIAGVRLTLAPGEWVSTMRGLSTDLWRVRPNEVGYFKSLFISESFQKMGIGKELSKRSIEKLKELGAKAVICHSWLESPNNSSQRYLLSMGFEAVKEYREFWSEIDYHCTKCGPAKCRCTAIEMIKYI; this is encoded by the coding sequence ATGGAAGAAATTAGCTACAAAGATATAGTTAAAGAAGATATTGCTGATCTCTTAAATTTTACCGATAGATGGATTGGGAAGAATTACTTTTGCAGCAAAGAATTAGAAGAAATTCTTGATTACTCAAGTGTAAACGAAATAAATACATCTCTAAAAGCTGTTTCTAAGAGTGGTGAAATTGCAGGAGTTCGACTTACTCTTGCTCCGGGGGAGTGGGTCTCTACTATGAGAGGCCTCTCGACTGATCTGTGGAGAGTCCGTCCCAATGAAGTCGGCTACTTTAAAAGCTTATTCATAAGCGAGTCTTTTCAAAAGATGGGAATAGGTAAAGAGCTTTCAAAGAGATCAATTGAAAAGCTTAAGGAGCTTGGGGCTAAAGCGGTAATATGTCACTCGTGGCTTGAGTCACCTAATAATAGTTCTCAGAGGTACTTACTTTCAATGGGTTTTGAGGCAGTTAAGGAATACCGAGAGTTTTGGTCAGAGATTGATTATCACTGCACTAAGTGTGGACCGGCAAAATGTAGGTGTACTGCCATAGAGATGATTAAGTATATATAA